The proteins below come from a single Natranaerofaba carboxydovora genomic window:
- a CDS encoding PAS domain S-box protein: MFSSCENNNSCRGQFMLDSLSAMVCLLDKNKNIIGFNKAWSEFFKGIGESISEGDNSYNYLDICLNNKLMGEETVQKIKMGIEAVVNEEQDFFECEFTYEFDKERWFVARVTPYLAPKEGSYGREVVIAHEEISDKKKTSENQAKADDFLDNAVELITFQDNDLNIVWANRAAREAFKEKTDELIGKKCYEIAQGRSTPCEDCPVIRAINLGQRCTEEKVTPDGRYFSIIGSPVKNENGEVIGAVETALEITEKKHLEINLEERNKILEGIVNSVDDGLTVQYPDLTREFWNPAAYKIFGLTEDDSVEGEKCYKALGYENECKICASKEVLNTGEAAEVEKYHSHLDLILKCKAHPVYDKKGNVIRIIEHLKDITEQRTWEKKLEEYQNRLKDLTKEYETILENTSDAIFFIEVEEGIVDNTFKFLRNNVQHQKLTGLSMEKIRGKTPYEVLNKKTADFVISNYKHCCQVKETIEYEETLDLPNGKRTYHTSLTPVLENGKVVKIVGSSRDITRRKDMERALKESEEKLRTYIEEAPVGIFVIDENGYHLETNPEGCRLRGASREELKKYKNFDFVHPDYKDKALTNFKRIKEEGRIHVELLGIKFDGTPIWLNILAVKLSGNRIIGFVTDISKQKNTEERLRQSEQFLEGILNSIPDVIGIQRPDHTVVRYNEAGYEFLDMSHEEVSGNKCYQLIGRTTQCKPCATSKALETKNLEQVEKYIPEYDTYLETRANPLLDENGNVHYIIEQLRDITVYKKTLNALKESEQRFRSIIEAAKTVSLIVTDLNSNVVEFSPGAEEIFGYNRNEIIEKHVGMLHTAEDIKKFPALIEKLIKFKEGFTLETELVKKSGKVFPALFSLQPLFDFEGNVSGTLGITVDITELKETEEKLRKSEQKFRSFVEKAFDLIFTVNEKGEITYVSPNCKELLGYEPEEVLGGNYLTGIHPEDYDKTVQHFYNILKKNYIEEEIEGRIYHKDGEWRWFATRAAVIDRSKEETVILGISRDVTERKQFERALRNSNELLNGIFESIQDGMSVLNPDLTIRHTNYIIKSWHESELPLEGKKCYQAFHGLSKPCKDCPTLRCLETGEMENEELTVKTEHGEKWIELYSYPMFEGENNEVSGVVEFIRDITPRKLYEIELDNQKNQFEALFKNTSDAVAQIDHNNSIVDINEKFTELFGYTVEEAAGKQLSELVLKNKNEKNLQKEVLYEGKTAEDEATRYKKDGEPVEVIVKGVPIFIDNEAVGGYAVYTDITQRKKAEERIRYLSFHDSLTGLYNRAYLEKEMERLDTKRQLPVSILMADVNGLKLLNDTFGHDAGDELLMKSADILTKSCRKEDIIARWGGDEFVILLPQTNGSEADVIAERIREESKNYYVHSVPVRIAVGCFTKYNPKESMEEVLNEAEDRMYKNKLMERSSTRQDIVSALLKTLKQKSNETEDHLKRMGELSYEFGRAIGLSEEDLERLYLLATMHDIGKIVISEEILKKSSSLNQEEWTLLKEHPKKGEYIARASENLVHIADEIGAHHERWDGKGYPWGLKQKEIPLLSRIIAIIDTYDVMTNGTYYKNPVSKEEALKEIKNCAGTQFDPELVEEFLKIV, encoded by the coding sequence ATGTTCTCAAGCTGCGAAAATAATAATTCTTGCCGGGGCCAATTTATGCTTGATTCTTTAAGCGCTATGGTATGTCTTCTGGATAAAAATAAAAATATTATCGGGTTTAATAAAGCTTGGTCTGAATTTTTTAAGGGAATTGGAGAAAGTATAAGTGAAGGCGATAATAGCTATAATTATTTGGACATTTGCTTAAATAACAAACTTATGGGAGAAGAGACAGTTCAAAAAATTAAAATGGGAATTGAAGCTGTGGTTAATGAAGAACAAGATTTTTTTGAATGTGAATTTACTTATGAGTTTGATAAGGAACGTTGGTTTGTAGCCAGGGTAACACCATACCTTGCTCCTAAAGAGGGGTCTTACGGTAGAGAAGTGGTAATAGCGCATGAAGAAATTAGTGACAAAAAGAAGACCAGCGAAAATCAAGCTAAAGCTGATGATTTTTTGGATAATGCAGTAGAGTTAATTACTTTTCAGGATAATGATTTGAATATAGTTTGGGCTAACCGTGCTGCTAGAGAAGCTTTTAAAGAAAAAACTGACGAATTGATTGGTAAAAAATGTTATGAAATTGCACAAGGAAGATCTACCCCATGTGAGGATTGTCCTGTTATACGGGCGATAAATTTAGGTCAACGCTGCACTGAAGAGAAAGTTACACCTGATGGACGATATTTTAGTATCATAGGCTCACCTGTAAAAAATGAAAATGGTGAAGTGATTGGCGCTGTAGAAACTGCACTAGAAATAACTGAAAAAAAACATTTAGAGATCAACTTAGAAGAGCGTAATAAAATTTTAGAAGGTATAGTAAACAGTGTTGATGATGGATTAACGGTGCAGTATCCTGATTTGACAAGGGAATTCTGGAACCCTGCTGCTTATAAAATTTTTGGTTTAACAGAAGACGATTCTGTTGAAGGTGAGAAATGCTACAAAGCTTTAGGTTATGAAAATGAATGTAAAATCTGTGCTAGTAAAGAAGTATTAAATACTGGTGAAGCTGCTGAAGTTGAGAAATATCATTCACACCTTGATCTTATATTGAAATGTAAAGCCCATCCTGTTTATGATAAGAAAGGAAATGTCATCAGGATAATTGAGCATTTGAAAGATATTACTGAGCAAAGGACATGGGAAAAAAAGTTAGAAGAATATCAAAATAGGCTTAAAGATTTAACTAAAGAATATGAAACAATTTTGGAGAATACTTCAGATGCCATTTTTTTCATTGAAGTGGAAGAAGGAATAGTGGATAATACTTTTAAGTTTTTAAGAAATAACGTACAGCATCAAAAATTAACAGGCCTTTCCATGGAAAAAATTAGGGGCAAAACTCCCTATGAGGTGTTGAATAAAAAAACTGCTGACTTTGTCATCTCAAATTATAAGCACTGCTGCCAAGTAAAAGAAACAATAGAATATGAGGAGACTCTTGACCTTCCCAACGGAAAGCGCACATATCATACATCTTTAACTCCGGTCCTCGAGAATGGAAAGGTAGTTAAAATTGTAGGATCCAGTAGGGATATAACCAGGCGAAAAGATATGGAACGAGCGTTAAAAGAAAGTGAAGAAAAGCTAAGAACTTATATTGAAGAAGCACCGGTAGGAATATTTGTTATCGATGAAAATGGCTATCATCTAGAAACTAACCCTGAAGGGTGCAGGTTAAGAGGGGCTTCAAGAGAGGAATTAAAGAAGTATAAAAACTTTGATTTCGTGCACCCGGATTATAAAGATAAAGCATTAACTAATTTCAAGAGAATAAAAGAAGAAGGTCGAATTCACGTGGAACTATTGGGTATTAAGTTTGATGGGACACCTATTTGGTTGAATATACTTGCCGTTAAATTGAGTGGCAACCGTATTATAGGTTTTGTGACTGATATTAGCAAGCAGAAAAACACTGAAGAAAGGCTCCGCCAAAGCGAGCAGTTTTTGGAAGGTATTTTGAACTCTATCCCCGATGTTATAGGCATTCAAAGACCAGACCATACTGTGGTCAGGTATAATGAAGCCGGATATGAATTTTTAGATATGTCCCATGAAGAAGTTTCGGGAAATAAATGCTATCAGCTTATTGGTAGAACAACTCAATGTAAACCCTGTGCGACAAGTAAAGCTCTTGAAACAAAAAATCTAGAGCAGGTAGAAAAATATATACCGGAATATGATACTTATCTTGAAACCCGGGCCAACCCTTTGTTAGATGAAAATGGGAATGTACACTATATAATAGAACAGCTTAGAGATATAACAGTTTATAAGAAGACTTTAAATGCTTTGAAAGAAAGTGAACAGAGGTTTAGATCCATTATAGAAGCGGCTAAAACTGTTTCTCTTATTGTTACAGATTTAAACTCCAATGTAGTAGAATTTAGTCCAGGTGCTGAAGAAATTTTTGGCTACAACAGGAATGAGATTATAGAAAAACATGTTGGGATGCTTCATACAGCCGAAGACATAAAGAAATTTCCTGCTTTAATTGAAAAGTTAATCAAATTTAAAGAAGGGTTTACCTTAGAAACTGAACTGGTAAAAAAATCAGGAAAAGTTTTTCCTGCCCTTTTTTCTTTGCAACCCCTTTTTGATTTTGAAGGAAATGTTAGCGGGACCCTTGGAATTACAGTGGATATTACAGAATTGAAAGAAACTGAGGAAAAGCTGCGCAAAAGTGAACAAAAGTTTAGAAGCTTTGTTGAAAAAGCATTTGACCTTATATTTACAGTTAATGAAAAGGGCGAAATAACTTATGTTTCACCGAACTGTAAAGAACTGCTTGGTTACGAGCCCGAAGAAGTTTTAGGAGGTAATTACTTAACAGGTATTCACCCGGAAGATTACGATAAAACAGTTCAACACTTTTATAATATTTTGAAGAAAAATTATATTGAGGAAGAAATTGAAGGGAGGATTTATCATAAGGATGGTGAATGGCGCTGGTTTGCCACCAGAGCCGCTGTTATAGATAGAAGTAAGGAAGAAACAGTTATTTTAGGGATTTCCAGAGATGTAACTGAGCGTAAACAGTTCGAAAGGGCACTAAGGAATAGTAATGAATTATTAAATGGTATTTTTGAAAGTATACAGGATGGCATGAGTGTTTTAAATCCTGATCTTACTATACGTCATACCAATTATATAATAAAAAGCTGGCATGAAAGTGAGCTGCCCCTGGAGGGTAAAAAGTGCTATCAAGCTTTTCATGGGCTTAGTAAACCGTGCAAAGATTGTCCCACTTTGCGATGCCTTGAAACCGGTGAAATGGAAAATGAAGAGCTTACTGTAAAAACTGAACACGGGGAAAAATGGATTGAACTTTATAGTTACCCTATGTTTGAAGGAGAGAACAATGAAGTCTCCGGTGTAGTTGAGTTCATTCGTGATATCACTCCAAGAAAATTATATGAGATAGAACTAGATAATCAGAAAAATCAGTTTGAAGCTTTATTTAAAAATACTTCTGATGCAGTAGCGCAGATAGACCATAACAATAGTATAGTAGACATTAATGAAAAATTTACTGAACTATTTGGTTATACTGTTGAAGAGGCAGCAGGAAAACAGTTAAGCGAATTAGTTTTAAAGAATAAAAATGAAAAAAACCTTCAGAAAGAAGTTTTATATGAAGGGAAAACTGCAGAAGATGAGGCCACCAGGTACAAAAAGGACGGAGAACCGGTAGAAGTAATAGTAAAAGGAGTACCTATATTTATTGATAATGAAGCTGTGGGTGGCTATGCGGTTTATACAGATATAACCCAGCGTAAAAAGGCGGAAGAAAGAATACGTTATCTAAGTTTTCATGATAGTTTGACTGGACTTTATAATAGGGCTTATTTAGAAAAAGAAATGGAAAGATTAGATACCAAGCGTCAGCTCCCTGTAAGTATTTTAATGGCTGATGTAAATGGCCTGAAATTGCTTAATGATACTTTTGGTCATGATGCAGGAGACGAACTTTTAATGAAATCTGCTGATATTTTGACTAAATCATGTAGGAAAGAAGATATAATAGCCCGCTGGGGTGGTGATGAGTTTGTTATTTTACTCCCCCAGACAAATGGAAGTGAAGCTGATGTGATAGCAGAAAGAATAAGGGAAGAAAGTAAAAACTATTACGTACACTCAGTACCGGTTAGAATAGCTGTTGGATGTTTTACCAAATATAATCCTAAAGAATCAATGGAAGAAGTGCTAAATGAAGCAGAAGACCGTATGTATAAAAATAAGCTTATGGAAAGAAGTAGTACCAGACAGGATATAGTATCAGCATTACTAAAGACCCTAAAGCAAAAAAGTAATGAGACTGAAGATCATTTAAAGAGAATGGGTGAATTAAGCTATGAATTTGGCCGGGCTATAGGATTATCTGAAGAAGATTTGGAAAGATTATACCTACTAGCGACTATGCATGATATTGGTAAAATAGTTATCTCGGAAGAAATACTAAAGAAGTCATCGTCACTTAATCAAGAAGAATGGACCTTGTTAAAAGAACACCCTAAAAAAGGAGAATATATTGCCCGGGCTTCTGAAAATTTAGTCCATATTGCTGATGAAATCGGAGCTCATCATGAAAGATGGGACGGCAAGGGTTATCCATGGGGATTAAAACAAAAAGAAATACCTTTGCTATCTAGAATTATTGCAATAATTGATACTTATGATGTGATGACTAATGGCACTTATTATAAAAATCCTGTGTCTAAAGAGGAAGCTTTAAAGGAGATAAAAAACTGTGCTGGAACCCAATTTGACCCTGAGTTGGTGGAGGAGTTTTTGAAAATAGTATGA
- a CDS encoding HEPN domain-containing protein: protein MDGTKPGDWLYKAKQDLESSWILLQNDGPEETIAFHAHQAIWS from the coding sequence ATGGATGGTACAAAACCTGGAGATTGGCTATATAAAGCCAAACAGGACCTAGAATCTTCATGGATATTACTTCAAAACGATGGTCCAGAAGAAACAATTGCTTTTCATGCTCACCAGGCTATATGGAGCTAA
- the tnpC gene encoding IS66 family transposase — MENKSETINQLKNRCDQLERQNADLKEQNDWLKEQFRLKQKKQFGSSSEATPPDQLQFFNEAEKESDSNSKEPELEEITYKRRKSKGHREDQLDGLPEETIEHRLSPEEQVCSCCGDELHEMSTEERKELKIIPAKASVVKHVRYVYACRRCDKEGTENSIITASMPNPVLPGSVASSSAVAHIMNQKYVDALPLYRQEQQLSRLGIKLSRQTMANWMIECSNRWLTPLYNRLHELLVEKDILHADESNLQVLREDGRSAKNKSFLWLYRTGREDEPIILYDYRTTRASKHPRKFLADFEGFLQVDGYSGYNDLSDISLVGCLAHARRKFDEALKALPKDQQNAQVSAKKGLEFCNQLFAIEHDLRDKTPEERHKIRHERSLPVLEEFYAWLKEQKPKVLPKSAFGKAINYCLNQWPKLVKFLEDGRLELDNNRAERSIKPFVVGRKNWLFANTPKGAKASATIYSIVETAKENGLKPFEYLKFLFENLPNIDLQDQEAIDELLPWSDAIPSECKIQK, encoded by the coding sequence ATGGAAAATAAATCAGAAACCATTAACCAATTAAAAAATAGATGTGACCAACTGGAACGCCAAAATGCTGATTTAAAAGAACAAAACGACTGGCTAAAGGAACAGTTTCGTCTTAAGCAAAAAAAGCAGTTTGGAAGTTCTAGTGAAGCCACCCCTCCAGATCAGCTGCAGTTCTTTAACGAAGCTGAAAAAGAATCTGATTCTAATTCTAAAGAACCCGAACTGGAGGAAATTACATACAAGCGCCGTAAAAGTAAAGGGCACCGTGAAGACCAGCTTGACGGTTTGCCTGAAGAGACTATCGAGCACCGCCTTTCCCCCGAGGAGCAGGTGTGTTCCTGCTGTGGTGACGAGCTTCATGAAATGAGTACAGAAGAGAGAAAAGAACTAAAGATCATTCCTGCTAAGGCAAGCGTAGTTAAACATGTACGCTATGTTTATGCTTGTCGCCGCTGTGATAAGGAAGGCACTGAGAACTCCATAATTACAGCTTCCATGCCTAACCCGGTTTTACCCGGCAGTGTAGCATCCTCTTCTGCCGTAGCTCATATCATGAACCAAAAATACGTAGATGCTCTGCCCCTTTATCGTCAGGAACAACAGTTATCTCGTTTGGGTATAAAACTGTCAAGACAGACTATGGCTAACTGGATGATAGAATGCTCAAATCGCTGGCTCACTCCTTTATACAATAGATTACATGAACTATTAGTTGAAAAAGACATTTTGCATGCTGATGAGAGCAATCTTCAGGTACTTCGTGAAGATGGTAGGTCTGCAAAGAATAAATCATTTCTTTGGCTTTACCGTACCGGACGAGAAGATGAACCAATAATACTTTATGACTACAGAACCACCAGGGCAAGTAAGCACCCCCGAAAGTTCTTGGCTGATTTTGAAGGATTCTTACAGGTTGATGGCTACTCAGGGTACAATGATTTATCTGATATCAGCCTTGTTGGGTGTTTAGCTCACGCTAGGCGTAAATTTGATGAAGCATTAAAAGCGCTCCCAAAAGACCAACAAAATGCTCAAGTAAGTGCTAAGAAAGGACTGGAGTTTTGCAACCAACTCTTTGCCATAGAACATGACCTTCGGGATAAAACGCCCGAAGAGCGTCACAAAATTCGGCACGAGCGTAGTTTGCCGGTATTAGAAGAGTTCTACGCATGGCTTAAAGAACAAAAACCTAAAGTTCTTCCTAAAAGTGCCTTTGGTAAGGCTATCAACTACTGTTTAAATCAGTGGCCTAAACTTGTGAAGTTTTTAGAAGATGGTCGCTTAGAGTTAGATAACAACAGAGCTGAGCGTTCCATCAAGCCTTTTGTAGTGGGTCGAAAAAACTGGTTGTTTGCCAATACTCCTAAGGGTGCTAAGGCCAGTGCTACAATTTACAGTATTGTAGAAACAGCCAAAGAAAACGGTTTGAAACCATTTGAATACCTCAAATTCCTGTTTGAAAACCTTCCTAATATTGATCTTCAAGACCAAGAAGCTATTGATGAGTTACTACCATGGTCTGATGCTATCCCTTCAGAGTGTAAAATCCAAAAGTAA
- the tnpB gene encoding IS66 family insertion sequence element accessory protein TnpB (TnpB, as the term is used for proteins encoded by IS66 family insertion elements, is considered an accessory protein, since TnpC, encoded by a neighboring gene, is a DDE family transposase.), which yields MLNEATIERVYLARGKTDLRKSIDGLAVIVKESFDLDPFSPCLFVFCNRKKDKLKILHWSNNGFWLYYKRLEEGKFKWPDEGSPVPMKITYRQLRWLLDGLSLDQGDAHKEVKARTIL from the coding sequence ATGTTAAATGAAGCTACCATAGAACGAGTTTACCTGGCAAGGGGCAAAACGGATCTTAGAAAATCAATTGATGGCTTAGCAGTAATTGTAAAAGAATCCTTTGATTTAGATCCCTTCTCTCCCTGCCTTTTTGTCTTTTGCAACAGGAAAAAAGATAAATTAAAAATACTCCACTGGTCAAACAACGGTTTTTGGCTATATTATAAGCGTTTAGAAGAAGGCAAGTTTAAATGGCCAGATGAAGGTTCTCCTGTTCCTATGAAAATAACCTACCGCCAGCTACGCTGGCTGTTGGATGGCCTCTCCCTTGATCAGGGTGATGCCCATAAAGAAGTAAAGGCAAGAACAATATTATAA
- the tnpA gene encoding IS66 family insertion sequence element accessory protein TnpA: MAKTNEQLRAEWKERVSAFRASGQTAKDWAKANGVKLNRLRYWCRKYKEDAPSKETKWSPVEVDYSDESNITVKVGKASIEVKPGYDKSLLKDLVNTLSGLC, from the coding sequence ATGGCAAAAACAAATGAACAGTTAAGAGCTGAGTGGAAAGAGAGAGTCTCAGCATTTCGGGCCAGCGGCCAAACAGCAAAAGATTGGGCCAAGGCTAATGGTGTTAAACTCAATCGATTACGCTACTGGTGTAGAAAATACAAAGAAGATGCTCCTTCCAAAGAAACTAAATGGTCACCAGTAGAAGTAGACTATTCAGATGAAAGTAATATTACAGTAAAAGTAGGTAAAGCCTCAATAGAAGTAAAACCTGGCTATGATAAAAGTCTTTTAAAAGACTTAGTTAATACATTGTCTGGACTATGTTAA
- a CDS encoding helix-turn-helix domain-containing protein: MNWKDHKEEIKEFMPEITKEMDIIVELVARRKELGLTQKDLEKKTGIHQPAIATIETEGVAPGN; this comes from the coding sequence TTGAACTGGAAAGATCATAAAGAAGAAATCAAGGAATTTATGCCGGAGATAACAAAAGAAATGGATATTATAGTTGAGCTCGTTGCACGCAGAAAAGAATTAGGTCTAACACAAAAAGATTTAGAGAAAAAAACAGGGATACACCAACCAGCTATAGCCACGATAGAAACAGAAGGAGTGGCCCCGGGAAATTGA
- the istA gene encoding IS21 family transposase: MEERKKWLMYAEIQRYNEMGLKVTQIARNLNITRTTVYKYLELTPEEVLSLNEGNRKKKLDEYEDIILEWLKKFPDLSAAQIKDWLLDNYEYRDACESTIRNFVRNLRKTHNIPKKAAPRSYEAIVDPPMGKQGQVDFGEKKFIDQYGKTVKKWFIAFVLSHGRHKYVEWSDKPFTTASTIKAHENAFKHFEGMPKELVYDQDRLVLVNENYGDLILTYEFAAYQKEKGFKIHMLRKGDPESKGRIENVVGFVKDNFAKHRTFYSIEKLNEDCLAWLERTGNGKVNETTKKIPAEVHQVEKQYLQPVGKNFTINCNSSITALIRKNNTVLYKSNRYSLPFGTYDGTTRYAQLERDGEILIIKDEAGEEITKHQICYGKGVLIKNNNHERDRNKGIKEYKKTVEKMLGGGEKAKEYLSNIHKEKPRHIRDQLQLIKQLIEAQDITVIEKALNYCQKYRLYSASCFKDALSHFQKDEPTVEESSPIKPSNEGSINLRTRPQVRDLKVYQNIALERYHEH; this comes from the coding sequence ATGGAAGAAAGGAAAAAATGGCTTATGTATGCAGAGATTCAAAGATACAATGAAATGGGGTTAAAGGTAACCCAAATAGCTAGGAATTTGAATATTACAAGAACCACCGTTTACAAGTACTTAGAACTTACCCCGGAGGAGGTGTTATCCCTAAACGAAGGAAACAGAAAAAAGAAATTAGATGAATATGAAGACATAATATTGGAGTGGCTAAAAAAATTCCCTGACCTTTCAGCAGCTCAGATTAAAGATTGGCTATTAGATAATTACGAATATAGGGATGCCTGTGAAAGTACCATAAGAAATTTTGTTAGGAACTTACGAAAGACTCACAACATACCCAAAAAAGCAGCACCAAGAAGTTATGAAGCTATTGTAGACCCTCCTATGGGAAAACAGGGGCAAGTAGATTTTGGTGAAAAGAAGTTTATTGACCAGTACGGAAAAACTGTTAAGAAGTGGTTTATAGCCTTTGTCCTTTCCCATGGCCGGCATAAATACGTAGAGTGGTCGGACAAGCCCTTCACTACTGCCAGCACCATTAAAGCCCATGAAAACGCATTTAAGCACTTTGAAGGGATGCCAAAAGAGCTGGTCTATGACCAGGACAGATTGGTACTGGTAAACGAAAACTACGGCGATTTGATTCTAACTTATGAATTTGCTGCCTACCAAAAAGAAAAAGGCTTTAAAATCCACATGCTGAGAAAAGGTGACCCAGAAAGTAAAGGTAGGATAGAAAATGTGGTAGGTTTTGTGAAAGACAACTTTGCTAAACACCGTACTTTTTACAGCATAGAAAAGCTAAATGAGGATTGTCTGGCATGGCTTGAGAGGACTGGTAACGGCAAGGTAAATGAAACAACAAAAAAAATACCGGCTGAAGTACACCAGGTAGAAAAACAGTACTTACAGCCAGTAGGAAAAAATTTCACCATAAATTGTAACTCCAGTATAACAGCCTTGATAAGAAAAAACAACACCGTACTTTACAAGTCTAACCGTTATAGTCTCCCTTTCGGGACTTATGATGGTACCACCAGATATGCACAGTTAGAAAGAGATGGTGAAATTCTCATAATTAAAGATGAAGCAGGTGAAGAAATTACTAAACACCAAATCTGTTACGGTAAAGGTGTATTGATTAAAAATAACAATCATGAAAGAGACCGTAATAAGGGAATTAAAGAATACAAAAAAACAGTAGAAAAAATGCTGGGTGGCGGAGAAAAAGCTAAAGAATATCTTTCAAATATACACAAGGAAAAGCCCCGTCATATACGTGATCAACTGCAACTGATCAAACAATTGATAGAAGCTCAAGATATAACAGTTATTGAAAAAGCTCTAAACTACTGTCAAAAATACAGGCTCTACAGTGCTTCATGCTTTAAAGATGCACTGTCACATTTTCAAAAAGATGAACCAACAGTAGAAGAATCATCCCCCATAAAACCTTCAAATGAAGGTTCTATTAACTTAAGAACCAGGCCACAGGTCAGGGATTTGAAGGTATATCAAAACATTGCATTGGAGAGATACCATGAACACTGA
- the istB gene encoding IS21-like element helper ATPase IstB, translating to MNTDELKTKMKTLKIGEAADIVDDLLISSKEKELTYKEFLEKLVDHEVKRREEKDFQKRLKWAAFPEKKYLDDFDTKFQDSISQKELNQLKELVWLDQVYNLILLGPPGVGKSHLSIGLGLEAIHKGYKVSFVQMDDLIKLLKTEEITRTSRTKVKRIVSSDLVIIDDLMFMAMENEEANLFFQFINKLYNQSSIIVTSNKGPKDWGDILGDQAITTAILDRIMHRSEVINLTGKSYRIQNRETIFGKS from the coding sequence ATGAACACTGATGAATTAAAAACTAAGATGAAAACTCTTAAGATAGGTGAAGCTGCAGATATCGTTGATGATCTTCTCATATCCTCAAAAGAGAAAGAGCTAACCTACAAAGAATTCTTAGAAAAGCTTGTAGACCATGAAGTAAAACGCCGGGAAGAAAAAGATTTTCAAAAAAGGCTGAAATGGGCAGCTTTTCCGGAGAAAAAATACCTGGATGATTTTGATACTAAGTTTCAAGATTCCATTAGCCAAAAAGAACTAAACCAGTTAAAAGAACTAGTGTGGCTGGATCAAGTTTATAATCTAATACTTTTAGGGCCGCCGGGCGTGGGGAAGTCGCATTTAAGCATAGGGCTTGGACTTGAAGCTATTCACAAAGGTTACAAAGTGAGCTTTGTGCAAATGGATGATCTGATTAAATTACTAAAAACTGAGGAGATCACTAGAACATCCAGGACAAAAGTTAAGAGAATAGTATCTTCAGACCTGGTGATTATCGATGACCTCATGTTTATGGCCATGGAAAATGAAGAAGCAAACCTATTCTTTCAGTTTATCAACAAACTGTACAACCAATCTTCTATAATTGTCACTTCTAACAAAGGCCCAAAAGATTGGGGCGATATTTTAGGAGATCAAGCTATCACAACAGCTATTCTAGATAGAATCATGCATAGGAGTGAAGTGATTAACCTTACAGGGAAAAGTTACAGGATTCAAAACAGGGAAACCATTTTTGGAAAATCGTAG
- a CDS encoding DUF86 domain-containing protein, which yields MCDHEAYLLDIIDSINRIEEYTKDLNFDEFISFMMAQDAVIRNLEVIGEAVKKLPDEVKNKKSHIEWRKIAGFRDVLIHDYANIDLVIVWDVVQNKLPELKTAVKSFLENQSG from the coding sequence ATGTGTGATCATGAAGCATATTTACTCGACATTATTGATTCTATAAATCGAATAGAAGAATATACCAAGGATTTAAATTTTGATGAATTTATATCATTTATGATGGCTCAGGACGCAGTAATCAGAAATCTTGAAGTGATTGGTGAGGCCGTTAAGAAGCTTCCTGATGAAGTAAAAAACAAGAAAAGTCATATAGAATGGCGTAAAATTGCTGGATTTAGAGATGTTTTAATTCATGATTATGCAAATATAGATTTAGTGATTGTGTGGGATGTAGTTCAAAATAAATTGCCCGAACTTAAAACTGCAGTAAAAAGTTTTCTTGAAAATCAAAGTGGTTAA
- a CDS encoding nucleotidyltransferase family protein, which translates to MKKDEILLKLKQNKSELKKFGVKKIGLFGSYVKDSQNEESDIDFIVEFMEGHKTFDNFMDLKFFLEDTFEKEIDLVTRESIKPAYNKTIMESVEYV; encoded by the coding sequence ATGAAAAAAGATGAAATTTTATTAAAACTAAAACAAAATAAGAGTGAACTAAAAAAATTCGGAGTTAAAAAAATAGGATTGTTTGGTTCTTATGTAAAAGATTCTCAAAATGAAGAAAGTGATATAGATTTTATAGTAGAATTCATGGAGGGGCACAAAACATTTGATAATTTTATGGATTTGAAGTTTTTTTTGGAAGATACTTTTGAAAAAGAAATAGATTTAGTAACCAGAGAATCAATAAAGCCCGCTTATAATAAAACCATTATGGAGAGTGTAGAATATGTGTGA